A segment of the Pseudobdellovibrionaceae bacterium genome:
TGAGAGAAAAACACGGGAATAGACTTTTGGGATTTAAGCACTCGTCTTCCAGCATAGGTGAGTAAAAATAAGATCAGCAAAATGTGAGTGACATAATAGTATTGAGGTGTTGTCATCCACGAAAAGACAATCAAACTGACAATGAGCAAAAACGCACAGAGATATTCCGCCAAATGCGCTGAGGGCGTGCCTGTCATTCTAGGCACGGCGGTCATTAAAAACCCCACAATAAAACTCCATATAAATCCACCCATAACCAGTTTAGAGTGGATAATGAGTACAGGAGCACTGAGCCATCCTAAGTCCTGTATAAACCATACCGAGATAGCCACAATGGCGCATAAAGTTCCAATGGGAAAAAAGATTTGATAGGGTGCTAAATGGTGTCTCATGATTGATCCTCCTCAAAAAATTGTAGTCGAAAAACACTTAAAAGCATCAATGAAAAACTAAATGACATAGATATGACAGCCCCCAAGGGCGAAAAGACGCCGTATAATGCTAAAGAGATTGTCACCACATTATACGCAAGAGCGGCAAGTCCTGTTTGAATCAAAACTTTCTTGTATTTACGAGCGTACTTTAAAAGAGCTAGAACTTGATTTAAATGTGGACGAGTAAAATAGATATCTACAGGAACCAACCCCGTAATGCGATGACCTAATCTTAAACTCACATCAGCATGAGCCAATGCTATCGTATCGTTGAGGCCGTCACCCAAAAAAGCACTGCGTGGTTTTATTAAAGCACTTTTGTCTTCTGGCGAGAGATTTCCTTTGTATTGAATGCGAGGATCAATGGAGGTATATCTGGCTTGGGCCTCAGGTGCGGAGTCCCCAGAAAGAATCTGTAACTCAAGCTGAGGAAAAAGTGTCAGAAGGTTTTTTAAGAAGTCTTTGGTGGTGGCATTGAAACTTTTTTGCAATAAAATATAACCCACAATCTGATTATTTACTGCCACATAAGTTTCATGAGGCCAAAGAGAAGGGTGCGCATTGACATTCTGGGTACGTAAAAAACTGGGACGACCTAAAAAGATATGATCGCCTTGGGGGGACCTAGCTTTAATACCCTGTCCTGGAATTTCTTTAAGGTCTTCTAGAGGCAGAGGAACAATAGCATCAAGTTCTTTTAGTTCCCTTAAAATGATATGTCTGGATTTAATAGAGAGTTCCTTTAAATATGGGAGAATAAAGTCGTTACTTTCAAAGGCCACAAATTGGGATTCCACATTTTCTAGGGTTCCAGTTTTATCAAAATAAAATCTTTGAATAGAACATAAATCTAAAAGGGCACCAGAACGTGAAAGTAAAATACCTTTGTTAAAAAGCGCAAAGTGAGCCCACCTCTTTGCTAGAGGTAAAATGCTTGCAAAAAGACAGGGGCAAAAGATCAAGATGCCTACAAAAAAAGACTCAATGATCTGTGTCAGAGAGGCACCTCGATAAATATATGAGCCTGCAATCAATAAAGCTCCAGAAAAGGCCAGAAGCACTAAGCGTTGTTCTAATTTCATAAAAAAGCTTTGCAACTCTGTTTTATAACTTTCAGAAAGAAGAGCCTTTTCCGCCCAGGCATCAATCCTTCTTTGGCCTTGAGAAGAGGTGACGCGAATGAGCATCTCAGAGTTTGCAATGGCTCCTGCAAGCACGGTATCACCCATTTTTAAATTTATAGGAACATCTTCACCGCTCAGTAAGTGGTTGTTGATCTGTGCTGTTGAGCTTTCGAGTTGACCGTCTAAGGGCAGTGTTTGGTTCTCTTTAATATGAATCAAATCTCCTGATCGCACTTGATGGGTATTTGCCAGAGTCCATTTTTTTTGTTTGAAAACTAAAACTTGATCCAGTTCGGGTTGAATTTGAAATAGAATTTTAGATGTGGATTTATGAGCTAAAACGTTCTCAAGTTTTTTGGTTAAAAGTAAAACAGCTAAAATCATAGAACTTGAATCTGCATAAGAAGTAGACGCATGATTGACCAGTGAATATAGGGTCACACAAGTGGCGGCAACAGCTCCTATAAAAATAAAAAAGTCTAAAGTAAGCCATCGGCTGTGGATTAGGGCTCTAAGGCCAGATTGGGCATAAGGCCAAGCTCCTAACGCCACGGCAGGCAGTCCTAAGGCTGCTGAGGCTAAACTGAGGCCATAAATTTCGGATTCTGAAAGCCCACCCAGATAACTGGTCAGTCCTAACATAGAAGACCACATGGCCAAAAACCAAACCACACCGACTTGCACCCAAGTGATCTTTTGCGCTGCCTCATTTTTTAAATTCTCATGGAAATGTTGCAGCCAATTTTGTGTTTGCTTTTTAATTCCAAAACCGATGTGTGAGACCTTTTCTTGAATCAGAGTATCTAAGGAGGTGGGGGCATGGAGGTCAGGCCGAGTCTTCACCAATAAAAGTTTTGTGGAATAATTCACTTGAGCAGAGCGGACACCATCCAGACGAGTGACAGATTTACTTATGCTTTTGGCACAAGTTGAACACCACATCCCAGAAATAAAATAGATCAGCTCATTTTCGACTTTAACAGCCACTGCAAAAATTCCTACATTGGGTTGATTGACAGGTCTTATTTAATGTTGCATATAATATACAACAATTCAATAAAAAACTGGGATCTGCAAAATTTATCAAAAGTTCCTATTTTGTATGACCACTTCTGGGCGGTATTTATGGATGTGACGTTAATTTTTCTTATTCTTACCTTTACCATTTCAGTATTAGGAATGCTGGCCTTCGTGGTGTCTCTCATTCAAAAGCAAGTTCTTGTCCCACCCTCGGCAGCACGTTCTATTTTTATAGATCAAAAAGTGGGACGAGTTGAGCTAGACCAAAGAACATCATTAAGTGAGCAGTGGAAATTCCTGGATCAGTCAGCAAAGATCCCCATTTTATTTTTTCTTGTCACCTCGGTGATATGGCTGGTGATAGGGTCTATTTTTGGACTTTTGGTTTCATTTAAATTCCATGCTCCAGATTTTTTAGGTACACAAGCTTTACTGACTTTTGGGAAATTAAGACCTCTGCATCTTAATATCATCACTTATGGTTGGTTAAGTCCTGCGGCTTTAGGTGTAGCTATGTGGCTTGTACCGCGCCTAACAAAGGTGCCTTTGCAAAATATTAAAACGCTTTTTGCTGCAGGTCTGATTTGGAATCTCGGCGTCATTTTGGGGTGCGTAGGTATTCTATATGGAGTGAGTGATGGGTTGGAATGGTTAGAGTTTTGGTGGCCCATAGATATTCTTCTGGCTGTTGCTGGGGCCATGATTGCCATTCCTCTTTTTAGAACAGTTTATTTAAGTACTGAAAAGCATCTGTATGTCACCATGTGGTACACCATTTGTGCGTTGATTTGGTTTCCCGTACTTTTTGTGATCGCTAACTCTCATTTTTTACATTCAGGGGTTGAGCAGGCAATCACCAATTGGTGGTTTGCTCATAACGTACTTGGGCTTTGGGTGACACCACTTGGATTGGGAATTATTTATTATTTACTTCCTAAAATTACGGGACATCCTATTTTTTCTTATCAGCTTTCGTTATTTGGCTTTTGGGGTTTGGCTCTTTTTTATTCTCAAGTGGGAATGCACCATCTTTTGGGTGGTCCCATCCCAACATGGGTGGCCAATCTGTCAGTAGTCATGAGTGTGGGTATGGCCATACCTGTTGTGACTGTAGCCATCAATCACCATGTGTCTACATATAGACACTTTCATGTTTTAAAGGACTCTGTGGTTTTAAGGTTTATTGTGTTCGGAGCCATGTCTTATACTGTGAGTTCCTTGCAGGGATCGCTTCATTCTTTAAGAACATTTAATTACATCACTCACTTCACGCATTGGACAGTGTCTCATGCACATCTTGGTCTGTATGGTTTTACCACCATGGTGCTTTTTGGTGGTATTTACTTTGCGCTCCCTCGTCTTGTGGGACGTGATTTTAAAAATCCACAGTTGCTCAATTGGCATTTTTGGATTGCTGCGATAGGTATTTTAGTTTACGCCATTGCATTGGGGATTGGTGGCTGGCTTCAAGGTGTGGAATTAAGAAATGTGCATGGAACTTTTGAACACTCTGTGCGTTTAACTATGCCGTATCTGGTTTTACGAAGCGGGGGTGGAACGCTCATGCTCATCTCGCATATCTTAATGCTTTATAACGTCTTAAGTCTTCTATTTTCTAAAGACAAAAAGGAGCCTTTATCATGAATAAAGCCTATATTTTTGTGTTTGGCGGTACGAGTACCATCACTCTTTCTATTTTTTTATTTGTACTACTTCCTCGTTTGCAATTGATCCCCATTGATCGAGAGGCAATCAGTGCTCAGGCTCCTTATAGTGCTGATGAACTTATGGGACGACAAGTTTATGTGGCACAAGGATGTGTGTACTGTCATACTCAGCAAGTCAGAGACCCTATAGCAGGAGCAGATAAACACTTTGGCTGGGGACGTGCGAGCATAGCATCAGATTATATTTATGATAAACCGCATCTGTTAGGAACAATGCGAACGGGGCCAGACCTGTCTAATATAGGTTCTCGACAACCCAGTTATGATTGGCAGCATCTGCATTTGTACAATCCACGCATTTTAGTCCAGTGGAGCATTATGCCAGGCTTTCCTTTTCTTTATAAAGTGTTGAAGTCCCCCAATCGTCCACAAATGAAGGCCATCGCGGTTCCTGGTGAAGAGGGGACGTGGATTCTTCCTACACCTGAGGCGGAAAATTTAGTGGAGTATTTAATGAGTCTAAAAAGAGATCGCGACCCTTTTAAGGCCAGTGAGGAATAAAAAGTGATGTTTAAGCAAGATCGTTTAGAAAATGAGAAGAAAGACCCTCTTGAGGCTTCTTCATTGAAATTCATCAATATCCCTATAATGTTGATTTCACTACTTGTCGGGTTTGGAATCACTTACATTGCTTTAAAGACTCCCAATACATCTATGTTAGAAGGTGACAGCCGTACCGTTTCACCTTTAGCCAAGGAAGTGCCTATGAGCACACAAGAGAATGATGGAAACACAGAGGGTGTGGCTCCTCCACTGAGTCGAGAGTTAGATCTTGCGGAGTTGATGAAACGAGGCCAGCAAATTTACACCACCACCTGTCAGGCATGTCATCAAGCCAGCGGTGAAGGACTACCTGGAGTTTTTCCCCCTTTAAATGGAGCGGAGTGGGTCGGAGGTTCGGGTAAATGGGCTGTGGCCATTGCGCTAAATGGTGTCCAAGGGGAGATCACTGTCAAAGGACAAAAGTTTCAAAGTATGATGCCAGGGTTTAGAAATCAATTCAGTGCGGAGGACATTGCCTCTGTGGTGACTTACATAAGAAGGTCCTTTGGCAATGACTTTGAACCTGTCACTGTAGAATTTGTGGAGTCATTTAAAAAAGACTTAAAAAAAGACATCTGGAACGGAGAAGCTGAGTTAAAAGCCCAAAATTGGGAGTAAGATCATTTTTTCTGTGGTGCAAAACCAAAGATAAAAAAGCAAGGTTTATAAAAAATCAATAAGGTGTACACTTAGTTCTATGGACCCTTTGTTAAAAAAAATTAAAAAGTGCACTTTGTGCAAAGCCCATTTACCCTTTGCTCCTCGTCCGATCTTAAACTTTTCTAAAACTTCTAAGATCATGATTATTGGACAAGCTCCTGGAATTAGGGCTCATGACACACAAACCCCTTGGAATGATCCTAGCGGCGACCGATTAAGATTATGGTTAGGAATAGACAAAGATCAATTTTATGATGCCAGCCTTGTGGCCATCGTGCCCATGGGGTTTTGTTATCCTGGTAAAGCCAAAACGGGGGATAAGCCCCCAAGACCAGAATGCGCCCCCAAATGGATGCCAGAGGTCCTAGAGCATTTAACAGAAGTAAAATATAAGTTTTTAATAGGACAGTACGCAGTCAAATATTTTTTAGGTGATAAAAAACCATTTAAGCTGACCGACATCATTAAAGAATGGTCTCAAGGTAAGGACGGTCTGTTTATTTTACCTCATCCTTCGCCAAGAAATAATATTTGGCTCAAACAAAATCCTTGGTTTGAAAAAAAAGTTTTACCTGTGATTAAAAAAAATGTCACAAATCTTTTTGCAAAGGGCCGCAGTCGCTCGACTTTATGACTTTAATCTATGGGCTGCTCACAAAATGTGATGAAGGAAGGGCGGGCCAGATTTCAATTTTGCTCCACGCGGTTCCATAGGATTCAAGAGCTTCAACACTTAAAATCACTTTGGCAAGATCGGGATTGTACTTCGCCCAAAATCCATAACCACTTGTTAAAATACTTCGAGACATAGACCAGTCATAAGGGGCATATCCAAAGCCCAAGCGTCCCTTCGTTAAAGATCCATCGCAGCAGGTGGTCTTCGAGGTTAAGAGTCCAGAAGGTGTTGATCAAAGCCTCTACTTTGGGGTCTTTAAGTTGTTTGGTATGAGCAAAGTACCATATTAGCTTTACAATGGGATATAAAAACTGTGCGCTAACTAAAGTGGATTCTATCCCGACAGAAAACTCACTCCCAGCTTGCGGAGCATCCAGCCACATTCGATAGGGACGATCTAAGGTTTTTTCTGCTTGGTAAGCGGTGGTGAATCCTGATTCATTAAAGTCTATGGGGTAGTAAAACAAGTATTTATTTGTTGTGGTCAAGTGCTGTTCTGATAAGCTATAAATATTTACTAAGTCCATGAGCCATTTTTGATTTTGAGTTTCTAAGGCATAAATCAAAAAAGGACCAGTCGAAAGTTGAACATTATACAGAGGATATAAAGATTGAGGGTTGATGTTTTGCATATAGTTGGCAAAACTCTCTTGTTTCTGTTGCCACTCTTGATCTATAGAGTTTTGTTTTAATCCAGAAGACGATAGCTCCACCGTGAAAGGGTTGCCGCAATTTTGAAACAGTAACATTGTGGCTAAAGAGGCTATGATGATCACAAAAGTAGATCGGGTTCTCATTATTCAATTCTATTCATTTTACAATCTATAGCAATATCGGGTCTCGTTCTTAAGCCCTACTCAAAGGTGTGTGTGTCAGGTTTATACATAACCAAGAGAGCTTTATGGGAAATAAAGTCTTAGCACAGTAACAGGGGGAGCGTTGAACTTGGTATTGTATAGAACAACGTAACGTCGTCGTGTGGGGGGGGGGGATTGAGGGGTCTGGATTTGCTAGAGGCTGATCAGAGCCATTTTACCCAGTGCCGAGCCCATTTTTTTGTCATTTTCGCTTAAAAACTCATCGTTTTAAAGGCTTGTCGTTGACTTCAAAACCGAACAACTTTAACACTATAACTTCCAAATGGCGGGGTAGCTCAGCTGGTTAGAGCAGCGGAATCATAATCCGCGTGTCGGGGGTTCAAGTCCCTCCCTCGCTACCATTCTTCGGCAATCGCAAAAAGTGAAATTAAATATTAACTAACCAAACTAAATAGTTGAAATTACTAAAGGGGCTTGGGTCCCTTGGATGGAATATTTCAAAATCTTTCGGTGGATTTCGTGAGTTTGCTTCTTTTTTGCTTCTCGGATGCTTCTTGTGAGTATAGGAAAAACAAACGCCCTTTTTAAGTCCAGGTCAAAACATAAGCGTTAATTATCAGAAGGTTTTCCTAGGTCCTTTGGCTAGTTTTTCGGCTTTTTTGCCAGAAGAGGGCTGTTAAAAAGTAAGATATTTTTTAATTTTTTTCATTTAAGTATTTACGGTTGTACGGTAGGCACTAAACACGCAGACTCAAAATATCTAGGATCCCCAACGGTATAACCAGCGTTATTTAAGTGGCGGGCCATATCGATGGAGTCATTAAAAGCGGTGTTACCAAAGTCCTCGGGACATTCGGCTAAATCAGTACTATCATTGTTAATTTGTAATTCTATGCGGCCTTGCCCACCGCCATAATCGCCAACGGTGCCCAGTATGGTGCCGGGTACGACCGTGTCACCCACATTCACGGCCACATTATCTACATGGTCATAAATTAATAAATACACCGAATTTTTTTTAGGTCTTACAAAAATTTCATAATCATTTTGCCCAGGACCGCCGCCATTAAATTCCACACGCGTGACGACTCCATTTGATGCTGAAAAAACTTGGGCAGTGGTACCTGAAACTATAATTTCATAGGCCGGGCTAAGTTGAGTTGACATAAGCTCATACCCAAAAGCTAAAAATTCTTCAGTTAGGTCTGTGTCAACAAAGGGGGCCAAAAGTTCAGGAGGAGAGTGATCTTTAGTGGTTTTGTCTTTTTTGTTATTACAACCGGCTACGGCTAAACATAAAAAAAGACTTTTTATTAAAGAAACTTTTAAATTCATTTGATCCCCCCAAATGACAAAAAAATTAATGTTTACTGCCAGCGCCGCCAGCGTCCTGCATTTTTTTTAGTACAATTGCAATAGTGTTCGGATCTAGCCCCGCTTTTTTCATAAGGACTTTGGCTTTAGAAAAATCATCCGAGTCGATTGCATCAAAAAACTCATCTAACATGTCAACTTCAGCCATCTTTTCTAAAACCAAGGTTCCCTCAAAGTGCTGATCAATCATGTTAAATGTATCCAATTCTTAAAAATAATTTAAAAAAGGGCAGAGGTAGAGACTGCCCTTTTAAAAGTATATTAGAACTTATACTTTAAACCAACATTAAAGTTGGTGTAGTTTTCGCCTGAAACTAAATCAAGCGGACTTGGATCATAACTTAATCCTGAATTATCTAGATTTAGGTTATAATCAAGAACTCCAGTGACGTAGAGGTTAGGAATAATTTTAACTTCAGCACCAAGACCAATTAAGGCCAAAATACTAGTTGATGAATCCGTGTCGCCCCAATACGAGTCCCTTACAGATCTATAGGAGTAATTTAAACCGCCACGAAGAAGTAAACGCACAGGTCCTGCCGGTAAAACTTTATAATTTAAAATAACAGCTAAATCATTTTGGTCAAATTTTGCATCGTAGCCATAACCACCGTAGTAACCATAATTATAAGTGTCTTCAAACTCAGTAAAAATATATTGAAGTTCAATGTTTAATCTAGGGTTTAAATCATAACCAAATGCAAAACCAAAAGAAAAAGTCGAATTAATATCAGAAATTGTAGTGTACGTGCCGAGTATAGGAAAAACAAACGCCCTTTTTAAGTCCAGGTCAAAACATAAGCGTTAATTATCAGAAGGTTTTGCTAGGTCCTTTGGCTGGTTTTTAAACTTTTTGCCAGAATATGGCTGTTAAGATCGCTTTTAAAACGCTATAACCTATAAAGCCGAAACAGTAGACTCTCTTAAATAAGTTTCTCTAAACCAAGTTTGAATTTCCACGGCTTGCAATTCTAGGTAATCACCGCCGTCTGCTAAAGAAGCATTGCTATACATCACTTGAACATAATGAACCAGCTCGTGAACCAATGAATCTTCAATATAGCGGTTGGTTTTTTTATAATAGGTGGGATCATCTAAAAGATAGATTTCATTAAGGGTC
Coding sequences within it:
- a CDS encoding cation transporter, with the protein product MAVKVENELIYFISGMWCSTCAKSISKSVTRLDGVRSAQVNYSTKLLLVKTRPDLHAPTSLDTLIQEKVSHIGFGIKKQTQNWLQHFHENLKNEAAQKITWVQVGVVWFLAMWSSMLGLTSYLGGLSESEIYGLSLASAALGLPAVALGAWPYAQSGLRALIHSRWLTLDFFIFIGAVAATCVTLYSLVNHASTSYADSSSMILAVLLLTKKLENVLAHKSTSKILFQIQPELDQVLVFKQKKWTLANTHQVRSGDLIHIKENQTLPLDGQLESSTAQINNHLLSGEDVPINLKMGDTVLAGAIANSEMLIRVTSSQGQRRIDAWAEKALLSESYKTELQSFFMKLEQRLVLLAFSGALLIAGSYIYRGASLTQIIESFFVGILIFCPCLFASILPLAKRWAHFALFNKGILLSRSGALLDLCSIQRFYFDKTGTLENVESQFVAFESNDFILPYLKELSIKSRHIILRELKELDAIVPLPLEDLKEIPGQGIKARSPQGDHIFLGRPSFLRTQNVNAHPSLWPHETYVAVNNQIVGYILLQKSFNATTKDFLKNLLTLFPQLELQILSGDSAPEAQARYTSIDPRIQYKGNLSPEDKSALIKPRSAFLGDGLNDTIALAHADVSLRLGHRITGLVPVDIYFTRPHLNQVLALLKYARKYKKVLIQTGLAALAYNVVTISLALYGVFSPLGAVISMSFSFSLMLLSVFRLQFFEEDQS
- a CDS encoding cbb3-type cytochrome c oxidase subunit I, which encodes MDVTLIFLILTFTISVLGMLAFVVSLIQKQVLVPPSAARSIFIDQKVGRVELDQRTSLSEQWKFLDQSAKIPILFFLVTSVIWLVIGSIFGLLVSFKFHAPDFLGTQALLTFGKLRPLHLNIITYGWLSPAALGVAMWLVPRLTKVPLQNIKTLFAAGLIWNLGVILGCVGILYGVSDGLEWLEFWWPIDILLAVAGAMIAIPLFRTVYLSTEKHLYVTMWYTICALIWFPVLFVIANSHFLHSGVEQAITNWWFAHNVLGLWVTPLGLGIIYYLLPKITGHPIFSYQLSLFGFWGLALFYSQVGMHHLLGGPIPTWVANLSVVMSVGMAIPVVTVAINHHVSTYRHFHVLKDSVVLRFIVFGAMSYTVSSLQGSLHSLRTFNYITHFTHWTVSHAHLGLYGFTTMVLFGGIYFALPRLVGRDFKNPQLLNWHFWIAAIGILVYAIALGIGGWLQGVELRNVHGTFEHSVRLTMPYLVLRSGGGTLMLISHILMLYNVLSLLFSKDKKEPLS
- a CDS encoding cbb3-type cytochrome c oxidase subunit II; translation: MNKAYIFVFGGTSTITLSIFLFVLLPRLQLIPIDREAISAQAPYSADELMGRQVYVAQGCVYCHTQQVRDPIAGADKHFGWGRASIASDYIYDKPHLLGTMRTGPDLSNIGSRQPSYDWQHLHLYNPRILVQWSIMPGFPFLYKVLKSPNRPQMKAIAVPGEEGTWILPTPEAENLVEYLMSLKRDRDPFKASEE
- a CDS encoding cytochrome c; its protein translation is MFKQDRLENEKKDPLEASSLKFINIPIMLISLLVGFGITYIALKTPNTSMLEGDSRTVSPLAKEVPMSTQENDGNTEGVAPPLSRELDLAELMKRGQQIYTTTCQACHQASGEGLPGVFPPLNGAEWVGGSGKWAVAIALNGVQGEITVKGQKFQSMMPGFRNQFSAEDIASVVTYIRRSFGNDFEPVTVEFVESFKKDLKKDIWNGEAELKAQNWE
- a CDS encoding uracil-DNA glycosylase family protein codes for the protein MDPLLKKIKKCTLCKAHLPFAPRPILNFSKTSKIMIIGQAPGIRAHDTQTPWNDPSGDRLRLWLGIDKDQFYDASLVAIVPMGFCYPGKAKTGDKPPRPECAPKWMPEVLEHLTEVKYKFLIGQYAVKYFLGDKKPFKLTDIIKEWSQGKDGLFILPHPSPRNNIWLKQNPWFEKKVLPVIKKNVTNLFAKGRSRSTL
- a CDS encoding M23 family metallopeptidase, which produces MNLKVSLIKSLFLCLAVAGCNNKKDKTTKDHSPPELLAPFVDTDLTEEFLAFGYELMSTQLSPAYEIIVSGTTAQVFSASNGVVTRVEFNGGGPGQNDYEIFVRPKKNSVYLLIYDHVDNVAVNVGDTVVPGTILGTVGDYGGGQGRIELQINNDSTDLAECPEDFGNTAFNDSIDMARHLNNAGYTVGDPRYFESACLVPTVQP
- a CDS encoding porin family protein — translated: MNSTFSFGFAFGYDLNPRLNIELQYIFTEFEDTYNYGYYGGYGYDAKFDQNDLAVILNYKVLPAGPVRLLLRGGLNYSYRSVRDSYWGDTDSSTSILALIGLGAEVKIIPNLYVTGVLDYNLNLDNSGLSYDPSPLDLVSGENYTNFNVGLKYKF